The Psilocybe cubensis strain MGC-MH-2018 chromosome 7, whole genome shotgun sequence genome has a window encoding:
- a CDS encoding G1/S-specific cyclin pas1 produces MLPESHPLRRMVDFLRRYEDFTFLNYDVSSSSMRAAIKYRQSLAALQNSIVETPCVTSATWEQAGSLFAAYRLLDLVALWPAAFGPSLPVTVPLNEIQASTGTKEIFSRFKLVDDLKDWPAMLCSARKRILRADSKSHRNINTPSISDTPSSAFTQGGPSESTLLLCLARNHFKGVVGKIIGNVYCASLHYQILSGMRGMKDDEHVLPDIPTDTATLANLYASGHPDAALFLSEVTPSHLKIPLHVALFISPILLFVNKSWYSKKCDREQLLKASKALGNCRPRVLREVEMEIWKIIAAQNCDIQSALYKLVISDCWMECERVIAQDPAFHFFISSTSSAEVTANSNLARRSTEPHAQLQTVSHHGEKTTCEGSDADAEGDDDHEVDTTEMVSMGQRENGDNTVPTSNIQPPEDTSSVAGKDVSMGQQENGDNTVPTSDIQPPEDTSSVAGKDVPTDEQPGLPRSDDIGSGLLQTENTGPSSAGDCEMNVDPEQADVDHQMEDGPHTNGPENLGDGGAGQGAEGSSDEANRMSEVHEGEKQGQDGERPDEENRMSEDGEEERPDDSSSDNETEKQGQGDVPPVQEDRMSVDGEGVGPEQNNDSSDMERNTLEDSQGEKEGENAPPAPLILRIPPVSQINRSKNTTADSSQKGKGKGRQGLSKRPPKRKPTQATDTFDSDDDLCIDVDLYDSNTTLDVVSTPEKVYGTKVWSTYNGRGQLKSFCVVAHSQADVDRVERVLELVESDYVDGVPLHIARPEESCFAVFDRSTTKSMYLMESFSERNVVLMSPSQEESISTCSDEFYSQVRRHMGDMTSTRSIQDMSTMSSNPIERIKRGSLSQVMEAARMKGKRGKILNALDIPLPHAGAHSFDLSTEAAALRATSGSWKYSTPVPFGDMSWGLVATEGAFSDIHIDANGFCSFIQPLHGLKLWIIMYPRRLDVDLSSDRRVFLGDKLDYGEMHHQDWIYEAIVLDNQSELFMRPNTLHMAYSISSVVCRGGHFYSSTSFEETLTGIIHCFTAGYRATNTNHSTSRFFLQQTIHWFYKVLVEGDSDPEDFYEMYHVPFYSTQSGYSSLIALCVCMILANALDYETYRNPDQMFSTKTSAQLDAWMRWDTNSLSDEERKACIFARGEALAILEWLCHRTKSIHYMIETDKNKDAQNIMATEKFHEMILCRYARMILAYDAEAKHNNIGGAPCCTDTSLLFVQLQGVCSGELNKVICRSIDQLPRSSVPKMLKLPVITLIDCDACADSSTQLRTPKEILELGTSVRDKLYLDGMKVKLESTNPIVCCSYRQTNTQILAGMKASGFTVTASNRSSSTSRSATPVSRDPSPEIGNFMEVDYIDNFLGASSEMEDDPPPKASKYNYPYVKEDYNGAGRAFGTGLTFMDQLKQDQFEPQRAENLYYPFASKDEWELSLFLLRSDMSVGMLNDFLKLELIKKLNLSYKSAKDLRNRAEILPSGPQWKSQTIIPEIPSKNQLTLFYRDGLECIKALLISPLLQDSMHFSPFKLFDKCNEMMRVYTEWFSGDIAHFMQYNKVPKDQLPKGATLVPPIISTDKTNISNMTGGRVAYPGLISIANIMMNFLHRSKAVNGMMAARLYHQCMDIALESVKQTARVGTTMADALGNNRFCFTPLAALIVDTPESALAACIAGSTSSVTLAQYETFGDSFRHPSRTADHTINTIMAINNVKPPNHLEPYLKESKKHRLNGVHLPFWRDWPLSDPSAFLTPEPLHHWHKMFWDHDAKWCIAAVGGSELDFRFSILQHRTGFRHFKEGISSLKQVTGREHRDVQRYIVALIADTVSTPFILAIRSLMDFRYLAQSQTISEAMCLRIEQALQDFHANKQAILDAGARRGKKNNPIDNFYIPKLEFLQSVVHAIRLNGCAIQWSADTTEHAHIEVVKAPSSSSNNQRYEPQVCRYLDRRDKLRNFDLFTAIREMRIDFRAIHSATITDEEEQEEGDEGEENGEVVMDTTSELLSTIMPMTTFQSAKSNRIVDYFYKASLYERGVLEGPVPYRTFSCSKNVVAHLSRDASSKRLHIDEVASIFKIPDLRPAIADYVSLINKESNPRQTNSRGYHIKGITGRRVSPPGCPLPYSKLEVWHKVRIQSTAYQYPHEILEAVTLNAYPPSNKHPFGYFDSAIINVDESEEWPRSGLQGHSVVDIRIIFRIVGETPSTVSPDITGRFLAYVQRFEVLNQPQSLGSAIRGPYPEPITGMYKLKRSQRTDNTIMGGILPLNQIRSLVDLVPQMGEKARRSLTTHNNQAVSTLSEIWHPQDIPSVFLPPAKVGGSSFPPTHSRPTSKQISSDLQSIASHTHPIHPHNSHPSVSGHNPSPTLLLASGTKSDQILPLKSFVYKVLRHSRTSKNVLQIALCYLESIRPKVPQILQEENIGIRSYAQPKSSIQKATPEELAMDAELTALENSGKINIINNFIDNSMQTFRVADSGSQDLAESCIYPQDSLSSVDVQVSTAPLSTTLSLPSPLLCPRRAFLASLILASKFSQEKCYSNRAWARLSGLPPREISRCERALAQALQWRLWVGKCAFGESAATAT; encoded by the exons ATGTTGCCAGAGTCGCACCCACTCCGC AGGATGGTGGATTTCCTCCGACGATATGAGGACTTCACCTTTTTGAATTACGATGTTTCATCATCGAGCATGCGAGCGGCCATCAAGTATAGGCAAAGCTTGGCTGCCCTTCAGAACAGCATCGTAGAGACACCCTGCGTAACCTCGGCTACATGGGAGCAGGCGGGTAGCTTATTTGCAGCATACCGTCTACTCGATCTCGTAGCGTTGTGGCCAGCAGCCTTTGGACCATCGTTGCCGGTGACCGTGCCCCTGAATGAAATACAGGCCAGCACAGGAACTAAGGAAATATTTTCACGGTTCAAG CTTGTAGATGACTTGAAGGACTGGCCGGCaatgctctgctctgccagGAAGCGCATCCTCAGAGCCGACTCTAAGTCGCACAGAAACATCAACACCCCTTCTATCAGTGACACGCCGTCATCCGCTTTCACCCAGGGCGGGCCCTCGGAATCAACGCTATTACTCTGTCTGGCGCGTAACCACTTCAAGGGTGTTGTGGGGAAAATAATCGGGAATGTGTACTGCGCCTCGCTACACTACCAAATCTTGTCAGGAATGCGCGGTATGAAGGACGATGAACACGTTCTACCAGACATTCCAACGGACACGGCTACTCTTGCAAATCTCTa TGCAAGCGGCCATCCTGATGCTGCGTTGTTCCTCTCAGAGGTCACGCCATCTCATTTAAAAATTCCTCTGCATGTCGCCCTTTTCATATCCcccatccttctttttgtgAATAAATCTTGGTATTCTAAGAAATGTGACCGGGAGCAGCTGCTTAAA GCCTCAAAAGCGCTCGGTAATTGTCGCCCCCGTGTTCTGCGTGaagtggagatggaaatttggaaaatCATTGCAGCGCAAAATTGCGACATCCAGTCAGCCTTATATAAACTTGTTATCTCAGACTGCTGGATGGAATGCGAGCGGGTAATTGCACAAGATCCCGCGTTTCACTTTTTCATAT CGTCAACGAGCAGCGCCGAGGTTACAGCAAATTCTAACCTAGCAAGGCGCAGCACTGAACCACACG CTCAACTTCAGACCGTTTCCCATCATGGTGAAAAAACCACCTGTGAAGGGTCCGACGCAGACGCGGagggtgacgatgatcacGAAGTGGACACGACAGAAAtggtcagcatgggtcaacgggagaacggggacaatacggtccctacctcaaatatacagcctccggaagacacgtcttcagtggctggcaaggatgtcagcatgggtcaacaggagaacggggacaatACGGTCCCTACCTCAGATATACAGCCTCCGGAAGACACATCTTCGgtggctggcaaggatgtgCCCACGGACGAGCAACCTGGTTTGCCGCGGAGTGATGATATTGGATCTGGTCTACTTCAGACTGAGAATACTGGGCCCTCATCTGCAGGGGATTGTGAGATGAACGTCGATCCGGAGCAAGCTGATGTCgaccatcaaatggaggatggtccacataccaatggtccagaaaatttgggagaTGGCGGGGCTGGACAAGGAGCTGAAGGGTCTTCTGACGAGGCAAATCGTATGTCGGAAGTTCACGAGGGCGAAAAGCAGGGGCAAGACGGAGAACGACCCGACGAGGAGAACCGAATGTCAGAAgatggtgaggaggaaaggcCAGACGACAGTTCGTCGGACAATGAGACCGAGAAGCAGGGGCAAGGGGATGTTCCACCAGTCCAGGAGGACAGAATGTCGGTCGATGGAGAGGGGGTAGGCCCAGAGCAAAACAATGATTCCTCAGACATGGAGAGGAATACATTGGAAGACAGCCAAGGCGaaaaggagggggagaacgcacctcctgctcctcttaTTTTGAGGATTCCTCCTGTTTCCCAGATAAACAGGAGCAAAAACACCACGGCTGACTCCTctcagaaagggaaagggaagggccGGCAGGGCCTTTCCAAGCGGCCTCCCAAACGCAAGCCGACGCAGGCTACCGACACATTTGATTCGGACGACGACCTGTGTATTGATGTCGATCTGTACGACAGCAACACCACCCTTGATGTCGTCAGCACTCCGGAGAAGGTGTATGGCACCAAAGTTTGGTCCACCTACAACGGTCGTGGCCAACTTAAAAGTTTCTGCGTTGTTGCCCAT AGTCAAGCCGACGTGGATCGTGTTGAAAGGGTTCTGGAATTGGTCGAGAGTGACTACGTCGATGGAGTTCCATTGCACATAGCACGTCCCGAAGAATCATGTTTTGCGGTATTCGACCGCAGCACCACGAAATCCATGTATCTGATGGAGTCTTTCTCTGAAAGGAACGTCGTCCTtatgtctccttctcaaGAGGAGTCTATTTCAACTTGCTCCGACGAGTTCTACAGCCAGGTACGTCGCCATATGGGTGATATGACGAGCACCAGGTCAATCCAAG ATATGTCGACCATGTCGTCTAACCCCATCGAGAGGATTAAGCGTGGGTCCCTCTCTCAGGTCATGGAAGCAGCGAggatgaaaggcaaaagaggaaagatccTCAATGCCCTCGACATCCCTTTACCTCATGCAGGCGCTCACTCTTTTGACTTGAGTACTGAGGCGGCTGCTCTTCGGGCTACATCTGGTAGCTGGAAGTATAGTACCCCCGTCCCATTTGGTGATATGTCATGGGGACTCGTAGCTACAGAGGGGGCATTTTCAGATATCCATATCGATGCCAATGGTTTCTGTTCCTTcatccaacctcttcatggACTGAAGCTGTGGATTATCATGTATCCCAGACGGTTGGATGTTGACCTTTCTTCTGACCGCCGTGTATTTCTGGGAGACAAGCTGGATTACGGGGAAATGCACCACCAAGACTGGATTTACGAGGCGATTGTTCTCGATAACCAGTCAGAACt CTTCATGAGACCGAATACTCTACATATGGCGTATTCTATCTCCTCAGTGGTTTGCCGTGGCGGACATTTTTactcctccacttccttcgaagaaaccctgacaggAATCATTCACTGTTTTACCGCTGGATACAGGGCAACGAATACGAATCATTCAACGTCCCGATTTTTCCTGCAGCAAACCATACATTGGTTCTACAAGGTTTTGGTTGAAGGTGACAGCGACCCAGAAG ATTTTTATGAAATGTACCATGTCCCATTCTACAGTACGCAGTCCGGATACTCGAGCTTGATAGCtctgtgcgtgtgcatgatCTTGGCAAATGCGCTCGACTACGAGACCTATCGAAATCCCGATCAGATGTTCTCCACCAAGACTTCGGCACAGTTAGACGCATGGATGCGGTGGGATACCAACAGCCTGAGCGACGAAGAGCGCAAGGCGTGCATCTTTGCCCGTGGCGAAGCCTTGGCTATTCTAGAGTGGCTATGTCATCGCACGAAGTCCATCCACTACATGATTGAGACGGACAAAAACAAGGATGCACAAAATATCATGGCGACAGAAAAGTTCCATGAAATGATACTTTGCCGCTATGCCCGTATGATTCTAGCCTACGACGCAGAAGCCAAACATAACAACATTGGTGGTGCCCCTTGCTGTACCGACACcagtttgctttttgtccAGCTTCAGGGCGTCTGCAGCGGAGAATTGAACAAGGTTATATGTCGCAGTATCGACCAGCTTCCTCGTTCCTCGGTCCCAAAGATGCTCAAGTTACCCGTAATCACTctcattgactgtgatgccTGTGCGGATTCCTCAACGCAATTGA GAACTCCCAAGGAGATTCTGGAACTTGGTACAAGTGTGAGGGATAAACTGTATCTGGATGGCATGAAAGTCAAGCTGGAGAGCACAAATCCGA TTGTGTGCTGCTCGTATCGCCAGACCAATACGCAAATTCTCGCTGGGATGAAAGCTTCTGGCTTTACTGTAACTGCT TCCAATCGTTCAAGCTCTACATCTAGATCAGCAACCCCCGTATCTCGAGACCCTTCTCCCGAAATTGGTAATTTTATGGAAGTGGACTATATCGACAATTTTCTTGGCGCGTCAtcagagatggaagatgaccCACCCCCCAAGGCATCAAAATACAACTATCCGTACGTGAAGGAGGATTATAACGGGGCTGGAAGAGCATTTGGAACAGGCCTTACATTCATGGATCAGCTCAAACAGGATCAATTCGAACCCCAGCGGGCGGAAAATTTGTACTATCCTTTTGCCTCgaaagatgaatgggagCTCTCCCTGTTCCTACTTCGCTCTGACATGAGCGTAGGAATGCTGAATGAttttttgaaacttgaacTG ATAAAAAAACTCAACTTGTCCTACAAGTCGGCAAAAGATCTACGCAACCGGGCAGAGATCCTTCCCTCTGGTCCGCAGTGGAAGAGTCAAACGATCATACCAGAAATACCAAGCAAAAATCAGCTAACGCTTTTTTACCgcgatggattggaatgTATCAAGGCGCTTCTCATCAGTCCCTTGCTCCAAGATAGCATGCACTTTAGCCcattcaagctcttcgacaAGTGCAACGAGATGATGCGGGTATACACTGAGTGGTTTAGCGGTGACATTGCGCATTTTATGCAG TATAACAAGGTTCCCAAGGACCAGCTCCCAAAAGGAGCAACACTTGTACCTCCTATTATTTCCACGGATAAAaccaacatttccaacatgaCCGGAGGCCGTGTCGCCTACCCTGGCCTTATCAGCATTGCCAACATAATGATGAAC TTTCTTCATCGCTCCAAAGCtgtgaatgggatgatggCAGCACGGCTATATCACCAGTGCATGGACATTGCTCTAGAATCGGTCAAACAAACTGCGAGGGTGGGAACCACCATGGCAGATGCATTGGGGAATAATCGTTTCTGCTTTACACCGCTTGCTGCCCTTATCGTTGATACTCCAGAATCTGCTCTGGCGGCTTGCATCGCAGGATCCACATCCTCTGTGACGTTGGCACAATACGAGACGTTTGGGGATTCCTTTCGCCACCCTTCCCGAACTGCAGATCATacaatcaacaccatcatggCCATCAACAATGTTAAGCCCCCTAATCATCTCGAACCATATctaaaagaaagcaaaaagcaccGTCTCAATGGGGTTCACCTACCGTTTTGGAGAGATTGGCCCTTGTCTGATCCTTCTGCATTCCTTACGCCTGAACCCCTTCATCACTGGCACAAGATGTTCTGGGATCATGATGCAAAATGGTGCATTGCTGCAGTCGGAGGTTCCGAATTggattttcgattttcgatTTTACAGCACCGCACTGGTTTCCGACACTTCAAGGAAGGGATTTCTTCCTTGAAACAAGTGACCGGTAGGGAACATCGGGACGTTCAGCGATACATTGTTGCTCTcattgcagacacagtcaGTACACCCTTTATCTTAGCCATCCGGTCTCTGATGGACTTTCGGTATCTCGCACAATCTCAAACAATCTCCGAGGCAATGTGTCTCAGAATTGAGCAGGCACTGCAAGATTTCCATGCCAATAAACAAGCCATCCTTGACGCGGGAGCACGTCgaggtaaaaaaaacaacccaaTCGATAATTTCTATATTCCAAAACTCGAGTTTTTGCAAAGTGTAGTACACGCAATTAGACTAAATGGATGTGCAATCCAATGGTCTGCAGACACGACAGAGCATGCACATATCGAGGTGGTCAAAGCCCCTTCCAGTTCCAGCAATAATCAAAGATACGAGCCTCAAGTTTGTCGATACCTTGATCGTCGTGACAAATTGCGCAATTTCGATTTGTTTACAGCTATACGAGAAATGAGGATTGATTTTCGGGCTATACACTCTGCAACAATtacggatgaggaggagcaggaggagggggatgagggGGAGGAAAACGGCGAGGTTGTGATGGACACAACGTCAGAACTTCTTTCAACAATCATGCCGATGACAACCTTTCAATCAGCAAAGTCCAATCGCATTGTGGATTACTTCTACAAAGCTAGTCTCTATGAGCGTGGCGTATTGGAAGGCCCAGTCCCCTACAGAACATTTTCTTGCAGCAAAAACGTTGTTGCCCATTTATCTAGGGATGCTAGTTCCAAAAGATTGCATATCGACGAGGTTGCGAGCATTTTTAAAATTCCCGACCTACGACCAGCAATTGCCGATTATGTGTCACTCATCAATAAGGAATCAAATCCGAGACAGACCAATTCTCGAGGTTATCACATCAAGGGGATAACTGGCAGGCGTGTTTCTCCTCCCGGTTGTCCGTTGCCGTATTCAAAACTTGAGGTATGGCATAAGGTCCGTATACAGTCGACTGCGTACCAATACCCTCATGAGATCCTGGAGGCAGTCACACTTAATGCATATCCGCCATCTAACAAACATCCTTTTGGATACTTCGATTCAGCAATCATAAACGTGGATGAATCTGAGGAGTGGCCTCGCAGCGGGCTTCAAG GCCATTCTGTCGTCGACATTCGTATTATTTTTCGCATTGTCGGAGAGACACCCAGTACTGTGTCTCCCGATATTACTGGAAGATTTCTCGCATACGTCCAACGTTTTGAGGTTTTAAATCAGCCACAGTCTCTAGGTTCTGCGATCCGTGGACCTTACCCAGAGCCAATAACCGGCATGTATAAATTAAAACGAAGTCAACGTACAGATAACACCATTATGGGTGGAATTTTACCATTGAATCAAATACGCTCCCTGGTTGATCTGGTCCCTCAGATGGGCGAGAAGGCAAGGCGAAGCCTTACTACACATAACA atCAAGCTGTCAGCACCTTGTCCGAGATCTGGCACCCTCAGGATATTCCTTCCGTGTTCCTACCCCCCGCCAAAGTAGGGGGTAGCTCTTTTCCTCCTACTCATTCCCGTCCAACTTCCAAGCAGATCTCTTCCGATTTGCAATCCATAGCGTCTCATACACATCCAATACATCCACACAACAGTCATCCCTCCGTATCCGGCCATAACCCTTCCCCGACCCTCTTGCTTGCCTCGGGCACCAAATCCGATCAGATATTACCCCTCAAGTCTTTTGTTTATAAAGTCCTTCGCCACTCAAGGACATCTAAAAACGTACTGCAGATAGCACTATGTTATCTAGAATccattcgtcccaaggtCCCACAGATTTTGCAAGAGGAAAACATCGGCATTCGCTCTTATGCTCAGCCCAAAAGCAGTATTCAGAAAGCTACCCCAGAAGAGCTGGCGATGGATGCTGAGCTTACTGCTCTTGAGAACTCCGGcaagatcaacatcatcaataatttcattgacaattCTATGCAAACATTCCGTGTTGCCGATTCTGGTTCACAAGATCTGGCTGAATCGTGCATCTATCCACAAGACTCTCTGTCCAGCGTAGATGTGCAGGTCTCAACGGCTCCTCTTTCCACCACcctttctttgccatctccCCTCCTGTGTCCCCGTAGAGCCTTTCTGGCATCCCTCATCctggcctccaaattttcaCAAGAAAAGTGTTATTCTAACCGTGCTTGGGCAAGGTTATCTGGTCTCCCACCTCGTGAAATTAGTCGCTGCGAACGTGCCCTCGCACAAGCCTTGCAATGGCGACTCTGGGTCGGCAAATGCGCCTTTGGTGAGAGTGCTGCAACTGCCACATAG